A window of Micrococcus endophyticus contains these coding sequences:
- the sucC gene encoding ADP-forming succinate--CoA ligase subunit beta — protein sequence MDLYEYQARDLFEAHGVPVLAGIVAQTPEEAKAAAEKIGGVTVVKAQVKVGGRGKAGGVKVAKTADEAYEHAKAILGMDIKGHTVHQVMIAQGADIAEEYYFSVLLDRANRTYLAMCSVEGGMEIEQLAEERPEALAKVPVSALTGIDAETAQKIVAEAGFPEELRADVADVIQKLWVVFEKEDATLVEVNPLVKTGDGKILALDGKVSLDENAEFRQEGHAALVDERTEDPLEAKAKANDLNYVKLDGQVGVIGNGAGLVMSTLDVVAYAGEQHGGVKPANFLDIGGGANAEVMANGLDVILGDEQVKSVFVNVFGGITACDAVANGIVKALEILGDAATKPLVVRLDGNAVEEGRRILQEANHPLVTLAATMDEGADKAAELAHSAN from the coding sequence GTGGACCTGTATGAGTACCAGGCGCGCGATCTGTTCGAGGCGCACGGCGTTCCCGTGCTGGCCGGCATCGTTGCGCAGACCCCGGAAGAGGCCAAGGCGGCCGCTGAGAAGATCGGCGGCGTGACCGTCGTCAAGGCGCAGGTGAAGGTCGGCGGCCGCGGCAAGGCCGGCGGCGTCAAGGTCGCCAAGACCGCCGACGAGGCGTACGAGCATGCCAAGGCCATCCTGGGGATGGACATCAAGGGCCACACCGTGCACCAGGTCATGATCGCCCAGGGCGCCGACATCGCCGAGGAGTACTACTTCTCCGTGCTGCTGGACCGCGCCAACCGCACCTACCTGGCCATGTGCTCGGTCGAGGGCGGCATGGAGATCGAGCAGCTCGCCGAGGAACGCCCCGAGGCCCTCGCCAAGGTGCCCGTCTCCGCGCTGACCGGCATCGACGCCGAGACCGCCCAGAAGATCGTCGCCGAGGCGGGCTTCCCCGAGGAGCTGCGCGCCGACGTCGCCGACGTCATCCAGAAGCTCTGGGTCGTCTTCGAGAAGGAGGACGCCACCCTCGTCGAGGTGAACCCGCTGGTGAAGACCGGCGACGGCAAGATCCTCGCCCTGGACGGCAAGGTCTCCCTCGACGAGAACGCGGAGTTCCGCCAGGAGGGCCACGCCGCCCTCGTCGACGAGCGCACCGAGGACCCGCTGGAGGCCAAGGCCAAGGCCAACGACCTCAACTACGTCAAGCTGGACGGCCAGGTCGGCGTGATCGGCAACGGCGCAGGCCTCGTGATGTCCACCCTCGACGTCGTCGCGTACGCCGGCGAGCAGCACGGCGGCGTGAAGCCCGCCAACTTCCTGGACATCGGCGGCGGCGCCAATGCCGAGGTCATGGCCAACGGCCTCGACGTCATCCTGGGCGACGAGCAGGTCAAGTCCGTGTTCGTGAACGTCTTCGGCGGCATCACCGCGTGCGACGCCGTCGCCAACGGCATCGTCAAGGCCCTCGAGATCCTGGGCGACGCCGCCACCAAGCCGCTGGTCGTGCGCCTGGACGGCAACGCCGTGGAGGAGGGCCGCCGCATCCTGCAGGAGGCGAACCACCCGCTCGTCACCCTGGCCGCCACCATGGACGAGGGCGCCGACAAGGCCGCCGAGCTCGCCCACTCCGCGAACTGA
- a CDS encoding metal-dependent transcriptional regulator, whose translation MTDLIDTTEMYLRTILELEEEGIPPLRARIVERLEHSGPTVSQTVGRMERDGLVHVGADRRLQLTVTGRELAVAVLRKHRLAERLLADVIGLEWELVHEEACRWEHVMSDQVERRLLALLENPTETPYGTPIPPRPEEASAEDWSRSMGLAGTRLSEEAATPGRFRVRGLAEGVQTDPELLAQLAATGVTPGRTVTAQAALDPGYVRVEGEAGDGAQESGALELAVETAAHVWVERLDA comes from the coding sequence ATGACGGATCTGATCGACACCACCGAGATGTACCTGCGCACTATCCTCGAGCTCGAGGAGGAGGGCATCCCGCCCCTGCGCGCGCGCATCGTGGAGCGCCTGGAGCATTCCGGCCCCACCGTCTCCCAGACCGTGGGCCGCATGGAGCGGGACGGGCTCGTGCACGTGGGCGCGGACCGCCGCCTGCAGCTCACCGTCACCGGCCGCGAGCTGGCCGTGGCCGTGCTGCGCAAGCACCGCCTCGCCGAGCGCCTGCTCGCGGACGTGATCGGCCTGGAGTGGGAGCTCGTCCACGAGGAGGCGTGCCGCTGGGAGCACGTGATGAGCGACCAGGTGGAGCGCCGCCTGCTCGCGCTCCTGGAGAACCCCACGGAGACCCCCTACGGCACCCCCATCCCGCCCCGCCCGGAGGAGGCCTCGGCGGAGGACTGGAGCCGCAGCATGGGCCTGGCCGGCACCCGGCTCTCCGAGGAGGCGGCCACGCCCGGCCGCTTCCGCGTGCGCGGGCTGGCCGAGGGCGTCCAGACCGACCCCGAGCTGTTGGCGCAGCTGGCCGCCACCGGCGTGACCCCCGGCCGGACGGTCACGGCGCAGGCGGCCCTCGACCCCGGCTACGTCCGCGTCGAGGGCGAGGCCGGCGACGGCGCGCAGGAGTCCGGCGCCTTGGAACTGGCCGTCGAGACGGCCGCCCACGTGTGGGTCGAACGCCTCGACGCCTGA
- the pcrA gene encoding DNA helicase PcrA, which produces MADLFSALGRAPLTPARTRRDADPETALPGLVPTAVTRAAADPEAWGGDPESWGRDAAPAHTPDSLVAGLNPQQSAAVTHTGAPLLIVAGAGSGKTRVLTHRIAWLLATGRARPHEILAITFTNKAAAEMRERVSGLIGPTAQRMWISTFHSSAVRLLRNEAANIGLKSTFTIYDSADSLRLVTTIAKLHELDPKRFAPKALLNRISSLKNELVEADDYASTVAEGDPWGRAVAAVYRDYTARLRQANALDFDDLIGMTVHMFEAFPRVLDNYRRRFRHVLVDEYQDTNHAQYRLIRLLAGPAGEPEGVDTPGGELTVVGDSDQSIYAFRGADIRNIVEFEQDFTDAVTIKLEQNYRSTQTILDAANAVISNNPDRRKKDLWTAEGAGAAIVGYAAENESAEAEWIASTIDRLQDEDGIRPADVAVFYRTNAQSRALEERLVTRGIPYRVIGGTRFYDRKEIKDALAYLRVIVNPDDDVNVRRILNEPKRGIGDRAEGAVAAWAERNRTTFSAALRDAEHAPGMATRSLKAVNGFVQMMDDLAQVAESAGPATVLEAVLEQSGMLAALRESEDLQDESRADNLGELVAVVRSFEKTTPDGTLSDFLEQVALVADADQLPTAPDVEGESLAEAQGQVTLMTLHTAKGLEFPVVFLTGMEHGVFPHARSMTDEKELAEERRLAYVGLTRARRRLFLTRAEARSLWGQHQFNPPSQFLGEIPEALIDWEREGAVRSAGSLSLTGAGTSRYAGRLGSGGGRPAWRSRDDDGGARPQRLTRGDEPTDLTVPSAVVRGRAPSRVQPQKEIVALSPGDRVSHATFGQGRVDAVAGAGDKTVATVTFEDSGAQKRLLLRYAPLTKVED; this is translated from the coding sequence ATGGCTGACCTCTTCTCCGCGCTCGGACGCGCCCCCCTGACCCCCGCCCGGACCCGCCGCGACGCGGATCCGGAGACCGCCCTGCCCGGCCTCGTGCCCACGGCCGTCACCCGCGCGGCCGCGGACCCGGAGGCGTGGGGCGGCGACCCGGAGTCCTGGGGCCGGGATGCGGCGCCGGCGCACACCCCGGACTCGCTCGTGGCGGGGCTGAACCCGCAGCAGTCCGCCGCCGTCACCCACACGGGCGCCCCGCTGCTGATCGTGGCCGGCGCGGGCTCGGGCAAGACGCGCGTGCTCACGCACCGGATCGCGTGGCTGCTGGCCACCGGTCGCGCGCGCCCGCACGAGATCCTCGCCATCACCTTCACCAACAAGGCGGCGGCGGAGATGCGCGAGCGCGTGTCCGGGCTGATCGGCCCGACGGCGCAGCGCATGTGGATCTCCACGTTCCACTCCTCGGCGGTGCGCCTGCTGCGCAACGAGGCCGCGAACATCGGGCTGAAGTCCACCTTCACCATCTACGACTCGGCGGACAGCCTGCGCCTGGTCACCACCATCGCCAAGCTCCACGAGCTGGACCCGAAGCGGTTCGCCCCCAAGGCGCTCCTGAACCGCATCAGCTCCCTGAAGAACGAGCTCGTGGAGGCGGACGACTACGCCTCCACCGTGGCCGAGGGGGACCCGTGGGGCCGCGCCGTCGCCGCCGTCTACCGGGACTACACCGCGCGCCTGCGCCAGGCCAACGCCCTGGACTTCGACGACCTGATCGGCATGACCGTCCACATGTTCGAGGCGTTCCCGCGCGTGCTGGACAACTACCGCCGCCGGTTCCGCCACGTCCTCGTGGACGAGTACCAGGACACCAACCACGCCCAGTACCGCCTGATCCGCCTCCTCGCGGGTCCCGCCGGCGAGCCCGAGGGGGTGGACACCCCCGGCGGCGAGCTCACCGTGGTGGGCGACTCGGACCAGTCCATCTACGCCTTCCGTGGCGCGGACATCCGCAACATCGTGGAGTTCGAGCAGGACTTCACGGACGCCGTGACCATCAAGCTCGAGCAGAACTACCGCTCCACGCAGACCATCCTGGACGCGGCCAACGCGGTCATCTCGAACAACCCGGACCGCCGCAAGAAGGACCTGTGGACGGCCGAGGGCGCCGGCGCCGCGATCGTGGGCTACGCCGCCGAGAACGAGTCCGCCGAGGCCGAGTGGATCGCCTCCACCATCGACCGCCTGCAGGACGAGGACGGGATCCGGCCGGCCGACGTCGCCGTGTTCTACCGGACCAACGCGCAGTCCCGCGCCCTCGAGGAGCGGCTGGTCACGCGCGGCATCCCCTACCGCGTGATCGGCGGCACCCGGTTCTACGACCGCAAGGAGATCAAGGACGCGCTCGCGTACCTGCGCGTGATCGTGAACCCGGACGACGACGTCAACGTGCGCCGCATCCTCAACGAGCCCAAGCGCGGCATCGGGGACCGGGCCGAGGGCGCCGTGGCCGCGTGGGCCGAGCGGAACCGGACCACGTTCTCGGCCGCCCTGCGGGACGCGGAGCACGCCCCTGGCATGGCGACCCGCTCGCTCAAGGCCGTCAACGGGTTCGTGCAGATGATGGACGACCTCGCCCAGGTCGCCGAGAGCGCAGGCCCGGCCACCGTGCTCGAGGCCGTCCTGGAGCAGTCCGGCATGCTCGCCGCCCTGCGCGAGTCCGAGGACCTGCAGGACGAGTCCCGCGCGGACAACCTCGGCGAGCTCGTGGCCGTGGTGCGCTCCTTCGAGAAGACCACGCCGGACGGCACGCTCTCCGACTTCCTGGAGCAGGTCGCCCTCGTGGCGGACGCGGACCAGCTGCCCACCGCGCCGGACGTGGAGGGGGAGAGCCTCGCCGAGGCCCAGGGCCAGGTCACGCTGATGACCCTGCACACGGCCAAGGGCCTGGAGTTCCCCGTGGTGTTCCTGACCGGCATGGAGCACGGCGTGTTCCCGCACGCGCGGTCCATGACGGACGAGAAGGAGCTCGCCGAGGAGCGCCGGCTGGCCTACGTGGGCCTCACCCGAGCGCGCCGTCGCCTGTTCCTCACGCGCGCCGAGGCGCGCTCGCTGTGGGGCCAGCACCAGTTCAACCCGCCCAGCCAGTTCCTCGGGGAGATCCCCGAGGCGCTCATCGACTGGGAGCGCGAGGGCGCCGTGCGCTCGGCCGGCTCGCTCAGCCTCACCGGCGCCGGCACGTCCCGCTACGCGGGCCGGTTGGGCTCCGGCGGCGGGCGGCCCGCCTGGCGGTCCCGGGACGACGACGGCGGCGCGCGCCCGCAGCGCCTGACGCGCGGCGACGAACCGACGGACCTCACCGTGCCCTCCGCCGTGGTGCGCGGGCGGGCGCCCAGCCGGGTCCAGCCGCAGAAGGAGATCGTGGCCCTGAGCCCCGGGGACCGCGTCTCCCATGCGACCTTCGGGCAGGGCCGAGTGGACGCCGTCGCCGGGGCGGGGGACAAGACCGTGGCCACCGTGACCTTCGAGGACTCCGGCGCCCAGAAGCGGCTGCTGCTGCGCTACGCGCCCCTGACGAAGGTCGAGGACTGA
- a CDS encoding cold-shock protein, with amino-acid sequence MPTGRIKFYDSAKGFGFAQTDEGEEVHVPSSALPAGVTELRGGARVEFGVAEGRRGKQALSLRVLDAAPSSVRNHRPRPAEMAVLMEDLIRWLDETSNGLRRGQYPQSGQAKKMAQVLRRVADDLEA; translated from the coding sequence ATGCCCACCGGACGCATCAAGTTCTACGACTCAGCCAAGGGCTTCGGCTTCGCCCAGACCGACGAGGGCGAGGAGGTCCACGTGCCCTCCTCCGCGCTGCCCGCCGGCGTGACCGAGCTGCGCGGGGGCGCCCGCGTCGAGTTCGGGGTGGCCGAGGGCCGCCGCGGCAAGCAGGCGCTGTCCCTGCGCGTGCTCGACGCCGCCCCCTCCTCGGTCCGCAACCACCGGCCCCGGCCGGCGGAGATGGCGGTCCTCATGGAGGACCTCATCCGGTGGCTGGACGAGACCTCGAACGGCCTGCGCCGCGGCCAGTACCCCCAGAGCGGCCAGGCGAAGAAGATGGCGCAGGTGCTGCGCCGCGTCGCCGACGACCTGGAGGCCTGA
- a CDS encoding DUF3027 domain-containing protein, with protein sequence MTDREDATPVEQGQAAPAAREAVVKAPPARRRAPRRDDLLAAAVDEARAGLAGLAAPEEVGEHVDVLVDDDRLVTHRFESRLPGYAGWLWYATIARAPRSRLVTVCETGLVAGEGALVAPPWVPYAERVSEEERERLRAVAEGRVPGAAAPAGQSAPEGDGKG encoded by the coding sequence ATGACCGACCGTGAGGACGCTACGCCCGTCGAGCAGGGGCAGGCGGCGCCCGCCGCCAGGGAGGCCGTCGTGAAGGCCCCGCCCGCGCGCCGTCGCGCGCCGCGCCGCGACGACCTGCTCGCCGCCGCCGTGGACGAGGCCCGCGCGGGCCTGGCCGGGCTGGCTGCGCCGGAGGAGGTGGGCGAGCACGTGGACGTGCTCGTGGACGACGACCGCCTGGTCACCCACCGCTTCGAGTCCCGGCTGCCCGGATACGCCGGCTGGCTCTGGTACGCCACGATCGCCCGGGCGCCGCGCTCGCGCCTCGTGACGGTGTGCGAGACCGGCCTGGTGGCCGGCGAGGGCGCACTCGTGGCCCCGCCGTGGGTGCCCTACGCCGAGCGCGTGAGCGAGGAGGAGCGCGAGCGCCTGCGGGCCGTGGCCGAGGGCCGCGTGCCCGGCGCTGCCGCCCCCGCCGGCCAGTCCGCGCCGGAGGGCGACGGGAAGGGCTGA
- a CDS encoding ABC transporter transmembrane domain-containing protein, protein MSMESAARVSMMRMTHGQNGATQPLAKGTVRRTIAFADRYRARLIVFVLASIVGAVLGVASPVLAGDVVNAITGGDDGGLVVRLALLIALVAVLDAALSVFTKWLSSGLGERVIFDLRTAVFDHVQRMPVAFFQRTRTGALVSRLNNDVIGAQSAISRTLSGVVANVVSVALTLGVMVATSWQVTVLSLLLLPLFLIPARAVGSKLAGLSRERAGHNAAMGDQMTERFSAPGATLIKLFGRPAAESAEFARRADRVRATGVDISVRQAVFTTLLTLVSALALAAVYGVGGLQAIAGTLDAGDVVTLALLLTRLYAPLTALANARVEIMSALVSFERVFEVLDLQPLITEPARPAALPAGPLSVRLRDVRFSYPTAQEVSLASLEEVAVLDTRGGEEVLHGIDVAVPAGSTVALVGSSGAGKSTIASLVTRLHDVSSGAVELGGVDVRDLSFAALQEAVGMVTQDGHLFHDTVRGNLLLARPDATEEQLWDAVERARLRPVIEALPDRLDTVVGERGYRLSGGERQRMTIARLLLAAPRVVVLDEATAALDSTNERAIQEALGEALTGRTAIVIAHRLSTVRSADEILVVEAGRIVERGGHAELLAAGGRYAELYTTQFADAE, encoded by the coding sequence GTGAGCATGGAGTCGGCGGCACGGGTGTCCATGATGCGGATGACGCATGGGCAGAACGGGGCGACGCAGCCCCTGGCGAAGGGCACCGTGCGGCGCACGATCGCCTTCGCGGACCGCTACCGCGCCCGGCTCATCGTGTTCGTCCTCGCCTCGATCGTGGGCGCCGTGCTCGGCGTGGCCTCGCCCGTGCTCGCCGGAGACGTGGTCAACGCGATCACCGGCGGCGACGACGGCGGCCTCGTGGTGCGCCTGGCCCTGCTGATCGCGCTCGTGGCCGTGCTGGACGCGGCCCTGTCCGTGTTCACGAAGTGGCTCTCCTCCGGGCTGGGGGAGCGGGTCATCTTCGACCTGCGCACCGCCGTGTTCGACCACGTGCAGCGCATGCCGGTGGCCTTCTTCCAGCGCACCCGCACCGGCGCCCTCGTCTCCCGCCTGAACAACGACGTGATCGGCGCGCAGTCCGCGATCTCCCGCACCCTCTCCGGCGTGGTGGCGAACGTGGTGTCCGTGGCGCTGACCCTGGGCGTGATGGTGGCGACCAGCTGGCAGGTCACCGTGCTCTCCCTCCTGCTGCTGCCGTTGTTCCTCATCCCCGCCCGGGCGGTCGGCTCGAAGCTCGCGGGGCTCTCCCGCGAGCGGGCCGGGCACAACGCCGCCATGGGCGACCAGATGACGGAGCGGTTCTCCGCCCCCGGCGCCACCCTCATCAAGCTCTTCGGCCGCCCCGCCGCCGAGTCCGCCGAGTTCGCCCGCCGCGCGGACCGCGTCCGCGCCACGGGCGTGGACATCTCCGTGCGCCAGGCCGTGTTCACCACGCTGCTCACGCTCGTCTCGGCGCTCGCGCTCGCGGCCGTCTACGGCGTGGGCGGGCTCCAGGCGATCGCCGGCACCCTCGACGCCGGCGACGTCGTCACCCTCGCCCTGCTGCTCACCCGGCTCTACGCCCCGCTGACCGCCTTGGCCAACGCCCGCGTGGAGATCATGAGCGCGCTCGTCAGCTTCGAGCGCGTGTTCGAGGTGCTGGACCTGCAGCCGCTCATCACCGAGCCGGCCCGCCCCGCGGCACTGCCTGCCGGGCCGCTGTCCGTGCGCCTGCGGGACGTGCGCTTCTCCTACCCCACCGCCCAGGAGGTGTCCCTGGCCTCGCTCGAGGAGGTGGCCGTGCTGGACACCCGCGGCGGCGAGGAGGTCCTCCACGGGATCGACGTGGCCGTGCCGGCAGGGTCCACCGTGGCGCTCGTGGGGTCCTCGGGCGCCGGCAAGTCCACGATCGCCTCGCTCGTCACGCGCCTGCACGACGTCAGCTCCGGCGCCGTGGAGCTCGGCGGCGTGGACGTGCGCGACCTGTCCTTCGCGGCCCTGCAGGAGGCCGTGGGCATGGTGACCCAGGACGGGCACCTGTTCCACGACACGGTGCGGGGCAACCTGCTGCTGGCCCGCCCGGACGCCACGGAGGAGCAGCTGTGGGACGCCGTCGAGCGGGCCCGCCTGCGCCCCGTGATCGAAGCGCTCCCGGACCGGCTGGACACCGTGGTGGGCGAGCGCGGCTACCGCCTCTCCGGCGGCGAGCGCCAGCGCATGACCATCGCGCGGCTGCTGCTGGCCGCCCCGCGCGTCGTGGTCCTCGACGAGGCGACGGCGGCCCTGGACTCCACGAACGAGCGCGCCATCCAGGAGGCGCTGGGGGAGGCGCTGACGGGGCGGACGGCGATCGTGATCGCCCACCGCCTGTCCACCGTGCGCAGCGCGGACGAGATCCTCGTGGTGGAGGCGGGGCGGATCGTGGAGCGCGGCGGCCATGCGGAGCTGCTGGCCGCGGGCGGGCGCTACGCGGAGCTGTACACCACGCAGTTCGCCGACGCAGAGTGA
- a CDS encoding acyltransferase family protein, translated as MSSTPSAPASAAAPASPRAHWMDATRGFAVLLVVFTHTYTMPQGMDATVSSVVFANVIQVFHSFRMPMLVFLSGVLLPRSVAKPAGTYYRGKAERILWPFLVWMVLLALALGTPQSLLSWEYWRGGAWHLWFLWVLMLCYLVGPLTRRVPAVLVALVLFVLLLEFVSGPRDWVRPLYWGVYFFLGAAAGRLLPRMRRLPLPVGLVLVALTLATLAAHRAGEIVVSERHPWSVLTALPGILLVLWLAPRLPRLRFLEFCGRQSMVLYVTHMPVLILAVGWFRELAALRPIDFYVAVASVTFLVPLALAAVYPRVRWLFEFPTASRGRAPRPRSAAGSSSGVSSGASSAPASSGAGSPARETVAAEPVLPITAPMPAVPARSRPAQRPRPRRAG; from the coding sequence GTGAGCAGCACCCCGAGCGCGCCCGCGAGCGCCGCCGCGCCCGCCTCCCCCCGAGCCCACTGGATGGACGCGACCCGCGGGTTCGCCGTCCTCCTCGTGGTGTTCACCCACACGTACACGATGCCCCAGGGCATGGACGCGACGGTCAGCTCCGTGGTCTTCGCGAACGTGATCCAGGTGTTCCACTCGTTCCGCATGCCGATGCTGGTGTTCCTCTCCGGCGTCCTGCTCCCGCGCTCCGTGGCCAAGCCGGCCGGGACCTACTACCGCGGCAAGGCGGAGCGGATCCTGTGGCCGTTCCTCGTCTGGATGGTGCTGCTCGCCCTCGCCCTGGGCACCCCGCAGTCGCTGCTGTCCTGGGAGTACTGGCGCGGCGGCGCCTGGCACCTCTGGTTCCTGTGGGTCCTGATGCTCTGCTACCTGGTGGGCCCCCTGACCCGGCGCGTCCCGGCGGTCCTGGTGGCCCTGGTCCTCTTCGTCCTGCTGCTCGAGTTCGTCAGCGGCCCGCGCGACTGGGTCCGGCCCCTCTACTGGGGCGTGTACTTCTTCCTCGGGGCGGCCGCCGGGCGGCTGCTGCCCCGGATGCGCCGGCTCCCCCTTCCCGTGGGCCTGGTGCTCGTGGCGCTGACCCTGGCGACCCTGGCCGCCCATCGCGCCGGGGAGATCGTGGTGAGCGAGCGCCACCCGTGGTCCGTGCTCACGGCGCTGCCCGGCATCCTGCTCGTGCTGTGGCTGGCCCCGCGCCTGCCCCGGCTGCGCTTCCTGGAGTTCTGCGGCCGCCAGTCCATGGTCCTGTACGTCACGCACATGCCGGTGCTGATCCTGGCCGTGGGCTGGTTCCGCGAGCTCGCCGCCCTGCGCCCCATCGACTTCTACGTGGCGGTCGCGAGCGTGACCTTCCTGGTGCCGCTGGCCCTGGCGGCGGTCTATCCGCGGGTGCGCTGGCTCTTCGAGTTCCCGACGGCGTCCCGCGGCCGGGCGCCGCGCCCGCGGTCGGCCGCCGGCTCGTCGTCCGGGGTCTCGTCGGGGGCCTCCTCCGCGCCCGCCTCCTCCGGCGCGGGCTCGCCCGCCCGCGAGACGGTGGCGGCCGAGCCGGTGCTCCCCATCACGGCGCCGATGCCCGCCGTGCCGGCCCGGTCGCGGCCGGCGCAGCGGCCCCGGCCGCGCCGCGCCGGCTGA
- the serC gene encoding phosphoserine transaminase: MASPAEITLPQDLLPADGRFGAGPSKVRPEQLQALQDAAGLLGTSHRQKPVKDLVASVRAGVAELFSAPEDYEVILGVGGSTAFWDAAAFGLVRERAQHLSFGEFGSKFAKATDKAPFLGASDIRTAEPGSRPEPEAVAGVDVYAWPHNETSTGVMAPVARPEGIDEDALVVIDATSAAGGLDVDVSQADVYYFAPQKNFASDGGLWLALFSPRALARVAEIKESGRWIPDFLDLSTAVDNSLKDQTYNTPALATLVMLDAQLRWMNGQGGLAAMAARTADSSSRVYAWAEASSYATPYVARPEDRSGVICTVDFSDDVDAAAVAKALRANGVVDVEPYRKLGRNQLRIATFAAIDPEDVSALLRCIDHVVEQLG; the protein is encoded by the coding sequence ATGGCCTCCCCCGCCGAGATCACCCTCCCCCAGGACCTGCTGCCCGCCGACGGCCGCTTCGGCGCCGGCCCCTCCAAGGTCCGCCCCGAGCAGCTGCAGGCCCTGCAGGACGCCGCCGGGCTGCTGGGCACGTCCCACCGCCAGAAGCCGGTGAAGGACCTGGTCGCGAGCGTGCGCGCCGGCGTCGCCGAGCTGTTCTCCGCCCCCGAGGACTACGAGGTGATCCTCGGCGTCGGCGGCTCCACCGCCTTCTGGGACGCGGCCGCGTTCGGCCTGGTCCGCGAGCGCGCCCAGCACCTGAGCTTCGGCGAGTTCGGCTCCAAGTTCGCCAAGGCCACGGACAAGGCCCCCTTCCTCGGCGCCTCGGACATCCGCACCGCTGAGCCGGGCTCCCGCCCCGAGCCGGAGGCCGTGGCCGGCGTCGACGTGTACGCCTGGCCCCACAACGAGACCTCCACGGGCGTCATGGCCCCGGTGGCGCGCCCCGAGGGGATCGACGAGGACGCGCTCGTGGTGATCGACGCGACCTCCGCCGCCGGCGGCCTGGACGTGGACGTCTCGCAGGCGGACGTCTACTACTTCGCCCCGCAGAAGAACTTCGCCTCCGACGGCGGCCTGTGGCTGGCCCTGTTCTCCCCGCGCGCCCTCGCGCGGGTCGCGGAGATCAAGGAGTCCGGCCGCTGGATCCCGGACTTCCTGGACCTGTCCACCGCCGTGGACAACTCGCTCAAGGACCAGACCTACAACACCCCGGCCCTGGCCACCCTGGTGATGCTCGACGCCCAGCTGCGCTGGATGAACGGGCAGGGCGGCCTGGCGGCGATGGCCGCGCGCACCGCGGACTCCTCGTCGCGGGTGTACGCGTGGGCCGAGGCGTCCTCCTACGCGACCCCGTACGTGGCGCGCCCCGAGGACCGTTCCGGGGTGATCTGCACCGTGGACTTCAGCGACGACGTCGACGCCGCGGCCGTGGCGAAGGCGCTGCGGGCCAACGGCGTGGTGGACGTGGAGCCCTACCGCAAGCTCGGCCGCAACCAGCTGCGCATCGCCACGTTCGCGGCCATCGACCCGGAGGACGTCTCGGCGCTGCTGCGCTGCATCGACCACGTGGTCGAGCAGCTGGGCTGA
- a CDS encoding HNH endonuclease, whose amino-acid sequence MRTLVLNAGYEPLSVVSDRRALLLVATGKASVLEDAGDPMRSPTRAWGRPLVILLHQYIRVPHTDAAPVSRKGVLRRDAHRCAYCGAHATTVDHVRPRSRGGENSWENLVACCLRCNALKADRSLESMGWRLRVEPVRPRGAQWRIRELERPAEAWRDYLRLAA is encoded by the coding sequence ATGCGCACACTCGTCCTGAACGCCGGCTACGAACCCCTCTCGGTGGTCTCCGACCGCCGGGCGCTGCTGCTCGTGGCCACCGGCAAGGCCAGCGTGCTCGAGGACGCCGGCGACCCGATGCGCAGCCCCACCCGCGCGTGGGGCCGGCCGCTCGTGATCCTGCTGCACCAGTACATCCGCGTCCCCCACACGGACGCCGCCCCCGTCTCCCGCAAGGGCGTGCTGCGCCGCGACGCCCACCGCTGCGCGTACTGCGGCGCCCACGCCACCACCGTGGACCACGTCCGGCCCCGCTCTCGCGGCGGCGAGAACTCGTGGGAGAACCTCGTGGCCTGCTGCCTGCGCTGCAACGCCCTCAAGGCGGACCGCTCTCTGGAGTCGATGGGCTGGCGCCTGCGCGTGGAGCCCGTGCGGCCCCGCGGCGCCCAGTGGCGCATCCGTGAGCTCGAGCGCCCCGCCGAGGCGTGGCGGGACTACCTGCGCCTGGCAGCCTGA